From Candidatus Rubrimentiphilum sp., one genomic window encodes:
- a CDS encoding winged helix-turn-helix domain-containing protein has product MSIYSFGPFCLDPERLLLTLAGEPVALGPKVVETLLALIERPGETLTKNELLDRIWPEGFIEESSLAQNIYVIRKVLRAHWTDAIQTVPRRGYRFAGDVVRNAVPAQAKRRTIPRFFYGTAAAALALAFSLGLMHETARSQAQQFSAPAARLFAVGTYYWKQRTESGVQKSIHYFTAVIKTDPKNARGYAALAQAYAIAADYGYGSLKPKQSYARARTIARRAVAMDTNLAEAHAALGIAEDVAGSRTAAREQFYKAVQLDPNYATAHQWYGSALLEQGRPREALAELQKALQLDPVSVATLAWLSSAAYLSRDYAQAIAYARQTLEFAPQRRDAYFTLGLGYEALGNYRGAVEAYRGYAQRCAGCRFEAAALLAHAYARWGDYRRALQQLSLASHKRGMGAPDPGDLAVALVALNRRSDALAALKAATRGETATLGLDPRLDPIRRDPAFRKYFRAPA; this is encoded by the coding sequence ATGAGCATCTACAGTTTCGGTCCGTTTTGCCTCGACCCCGAACGCCTGCTGCTGACGCTAGCGGGCGAGCCGGTCGCGCTGGGTCCCAAAGTGGTGGAGACGCTGCTTGCGCTCATCGAGCGTCCGGGCGAAACGCTCACGAAGAACGAGCTGCTCGACCGGATCTGGCCCGAGGGCTTCATTGAAGAGAGCAGTCTCGCGCAAAACATCTACGTCATTCGTAAAGTCTTGCGCGCCCATTGGACCGACGCCATTCAAACGGTCCCGCGCCGCGGGTACCGCTTCGCGGGTGACGTCGTACGGAACGCCGTGCCGGCGCAAGCGAAACGGCGGACCATCCCGCGCTTCTTTTATGGAACGGCTGCCGCAGCGCTGGCGCTCGCGTTCAGCCTCGGATTGATGCACGAGACCGCCCGCTCGCAAGCGCAGCAGTTCAGTGCGCCCGCCGCGCGGCTCTTCGCCGTCGGCACCTACTATTGGAAGCAGCGCACCGAGAGCGGCGTGCAAAAGAGCATCCACTATTTTACGGCCGTCATCAAAACGGATCCCAAGAACGCACGCGGATATGCGGCACTGGCGCAGGCCTACGCGATCGCCGCCGACTACGGCTACGGGTCGCTTAAACCCAAGCAATCCTACGCACGGGCCCGCACGATCGCGCGCCGGGCAGTGGCCATGGATACGAATTTGGCCGAAGCGCACGCGGCGCTCGGAATTGCCGAGGACGTGGCTGGCTCGCGGACGGCCGCGCGCGAGCAATTCTACAAGGCCGTCCAGCTCGATCCGAACTACGCCACGGCCCACCAATGGTACGGATCGGCCTTGCTGGAGCAGGGACGGCCGCGCGAGGCGCTGGCCGAACTGCAAAAAGCCTTACAGCTGGATCCGGTTTCCGTGGCGACACTGGCCTGGCTCTCCAGCGCCGCCTACCTCTCCCGGGATTATGCTCAAGCGATTGCCTATGCCCGGCAGACGCTGGAATTCGCTCCCCAGCGTCGCGACGCGTACTTCACCCTGGGTCTAGGATACGAGGCGTTGGGCAACTACCGGGGAGCCGTCGAGGCCTATCGCGGGTATGCTCAGCGGTGCGCCGGGTGCCGGTTCGAGGCCGCCGCCCTGCTCGCCCACGCCTATGCCCGATGGGGCGATTACCGGAGGGCCCTCCAGCAACTGAGCCTAGCCAGCCACAAACGCGGCATGGGAGCGCCGGACCCGGGAGACCTGGCGGTGGCTCTGGTTGCCTTGAACCGCCGGTCCGACGCGCTGGCGGCGCTCAAGGCTGCCACTCGCGGTGAGACGGCCACACTCGGGCTCGACCCGCGCCTCGACCCGATCCGCCGGGATCCCGCCTTCAGAAAATATTTTCGCGCCCCGGCCTAA
- a CDS encoding GntR family transcriptional regulator, which translates to MPAIFTVDPRSGVPIYLQLIEQVKRSVALGVLSPGEQLPTVKQLALDLTINANTVARAYRDLERDEVIETAPGRGSFVRADGVAHQVGAAGDVVAEAVTQAVREAKSLGLPAGKVRQLFEAAVARWFPEEK; encoded by the coding sequence ATGCCGGCAATTTTCACGGTAGACCCGCGCAGCGGCGTTCCGATCTACCTGCAACTCATCGAACAAGTCAAGCGCTCAGTCGCCCTCGGCGTGCTGTCTCCAGGGGAGCAGCTCCCGACCGTCAAGCAACTGGCACTCGACCTGACCATCAACGCGAACACCGTGGCGCGGGCGTACCGCGACCTCGAGCGCGATGAGGTCATCGAAACCGCCCCCGGCCGCGGATCGTTTGTCCGCGCCGACGGCGTAGCTCACCAGGTAGGCGCGGCGGGAGACGTGGTCGCTGAAGCAGTCACGCAGGCCGTTCGTGAAGCCAAGTCCTTAGGATTGCCCGCCGGCAAAGTACGCCAACTTTTTGAAGCCGCCGTCGCGCGGTGGTTTCCGGAGGAAAAATGA
- a CDS encoding ABC transporter ATP-binding protein, whose amino-acid sequence MSTISIQRLSKSYGNFMAVDDVTIDIPSGSVFGLLGPNGAGKTTTFKCLLGLARPTLGTIRFDGQPLTPPLFESIAYIPERSVLYDWMSAAEHLEMQRRTFARYDAARAKDLMALFSLDPRKRVRAMSKGMRSALAIVMAFATHPETLILDEPTSGLDPVNQRAVLNLIIEAAAQGATVVLSSHQIGQVERAADHIAVLQRGKVVLGGAVDDLKSDRKIVEGVFVSETIALDGLRRDSRIERLDQSGRILRLTVTADGAGLAETLSQMGAQSVRIVDLNLEDIFLNAVSPGTATADVVEAR is encoded by the coding sequence ATGAGCACCATCTCCATCCAGCGCTTGAGCAAGTCGTACGGAAATTTTATGGCCGTAGACGACGTGACCATCGACATCCCGAGCGGTTCCGTCTTCGGTTTGCTCGGCCCCAACGGGGCCGGCAAGACGACAACGTTCAAATGTTTGCTCGGACTGGCGCGCCCGACTCTCGGCACCATCCGTTTCGACGGGCAGCCGCTGACGCCGCCGCTCTTCGAAAGTATCGCCTACATTCCGGAGCGCAGCGTTCTCTATGACTGGATGAGCGCGGCCGAACATCTGGAGATGCAGCGCCGCACCTTCGCGCGCTATGACGCAGCGCGAGCCAAAGATTTGATGGCGCTTTTCAGCCTGGATCCCCGCAAACGCGTACGGGCGATGTCCAAGGGCATGCGCAGCGCGCTCGCGATCGTGATGGCGTTCGCCACTCATCCCGAGACGCTTATCCTGGACGAGCCGACCAGCGGACTCGATCCGGTGAATCAGCGCGCGGTCCTCAACCTTATTATCGAAGCGGCGGCGCAGGGCGCGACCGTGGTTCTTTCTTCGCATCAGATCGGACAAGTGGAGCGCGCCGCCGATCACATCGCGGTGCTTCAGCGCGGCAAAGTCGTCTTGGGCGGCGCGGTTGACGATCTGAAGTCCGACCGCAAGATCGTCGAAGGCGTGTTCGTCTCCGAAACGATCGCCCTCGACGGATTGCGCCGCGACTCGCGGATCGAGCGGCTCGACCAATCCGGCCGCATTCTGCGGCTCACGGTCACCGCCGATGGCGCGGGGCTGGCCGAGACACTGTCGCAGATGGGTGCGCAGAGCGTGCGCATCGTGGACCTGAACTTGGAGGATATCTTCCTGAACGCCGTCTCGCCTGGTACGGCGACCGCCGACGTGGTGGAAGCCCGCTAA
- a CDS encoding branched-chain amino acid ABC transporter substrate-binding protein: MRRRHFLGTAAGAAWLLSGARARAQSFQQQITIGVAAPLSGPRSDAGLQLLDGVQAAINETNNTIGSFGTAYAYRSFDDQDALAQMIENAQFAAADPSIVAMIGGLDGKLTTAALPTIANAQMPLIVSASTANSITDRGYRNVWRLPTKDGTEGSLFARFLAKRARPKYAIAVTQDGDYGPDVAQGFRDQASALGIKADTYSFAWDKPDYGAAAKEIVAKKPDYLYLCGETKGLGPLIPALKAAGYAGSFGAAEGFFNQATLDKYADALGAALVSTSFPPIERAPDVANVLTDFRARATVTAISAFAYAAAQIVISASRRNNATNRLATLSALQTPVSYDTIVGSFQFSFTGDPIDPNLYFYTATGGTFKYTAASHPTTFLL, encoded by the coding sequence ATGAGGCGACGGCATTTCCTAGGGACTGCCGCCGGGGCGGCTTGGCTGCTCTCCGGCGCGCGCGCGCGCGCCCAGAGCTTCCAACAGCAAATAACCATTGGCGTTGCGGCGCCGCTCTCCGGTCCGCGCAGCGACGCCGGCCTTCAGCTCCTCGACGGCGTGCAAGCCGCGATAAACGAAACCAACAATACCATCGGTTCGTTCGGCACGGCCTATGCCTACCGCTCGTTCGACGACCAGGACGCGCTTGCGCAGATGATCGAGAACGCGCAGTTCGCGGCGGCGGATCCGTCCATCGTGGCGATGATCGGCGGACTGGACGGTAAGCTCACGACGGCCGCGCTGCCCACAATTGCAAATGCGCAAATGCCGCTGATCGTGTCGGCCTCAACGGCGAATTCGATTACGGATCGCGGTTATCGCAACGTCTGGCGGTTGCCGACCAAGGACGGCACCGAAGGCTCGCTCTTTGCGCGCTTTCTCGCCAAACGCGCGCGGCCGAAATACGCGATCGCGGTAACGCAGGACGGCGATTACGGCCCGGATGTAGCGCAAGGCTTCCGCGATCAAGCTTCGGCGCTCGGGATCAAAGCGGACACCTATAGTTTTGCCTGGGACAAGCCGGATTACGGCGCTGCGGCCAAAGAGATCGTGGCGAAAAAACCCGACTACCTGTATCTCTGCGGCGAAACCAAGGGCCTCGGCCCGCTGATTCCCGCACTCAAGGCCGCGGGATATGCGGGATCGTTCGGCGCGGCGGAGGGCTTCTTCAACCAAGCCACGCTCGACAAGTACGCGGACGCGCTCGGCGCCGCGCTCGTATCGACGTCATTCCCGCCGATCGAGCGAGCGCCCGACGTCGCGAACGTTCTGACGGATTTCCGCGCGCGCGCGACGGTGACGGCTATCTCGGCTTTTGCTTATGCCGCCGCGCAGATCGTCATCTCGGCCTCGCGCCGCAACAACGCGACGAACCGGCTGGCCACACTCTCAGCCTTGCAAACACCCGTTAGCTACGACACGATCGTCGGGTCGTTTCAATTCAGCTTTACCGGCGACCCGATCGATCCGAATCTCTATTTTTATACGGCGACCGGCGGTACGTTCAAGTATACCGCCGCGTCACACCCGACGACGTTTCTTTTGTAG
- a CDS encoding UbiA-like polyprenyltransferase, whose translation MVGPRLKSLLTFLKEIRVEHTLFALPFAYTGAIFAAHGLPSAHALIWITLAVLGARTAAMAANRYFDRAIDARNPRTAGRAIPSGRLAPSVMLWAALIGIAVLVIAAWQLNPLCVKLLPVAALGALFYPLCKRFTWSTHFVLGAVDALAPLGAFIAIRGTVDVAAILLFLAVTVWVAGFDILYALMDLQVDRTQAIRSLPARFGETGARRLAMWLHMLMAALLTAAGIFERAGALYALGILAAIGLLIYEGRLLATVENIFALNDRVFTANMAFSVVFLATTLAAFTLA comes from the coding sequence TTGGTCGGGCCAAGGCTGAAGAGTCTGCTCACTTTTCTCAAAGAGATTCGCGTCGAGCATACGCTCTTCGCGTTGCCCTTCGCCTATACGGGTGCGATCTTTGCCGCGCACGGCTTGCCGAGTGCCCACGCATTGATTTGGATAACGCTTGCGGTCTTGGGAGCGCGCACCGCGGCGATGGCGGCCAACCGCTACTTCGACCGCGCAATCGACGCACGCAATCCGCGCACCGCCGGCCGCGCGATTCCCAGCGGCCGCCTCGCGCCGTCGGTCATGCTGTGGGCGGCGCTCATCGGAATCGCAGTACTCGTTATCGCGGCCTGGCAGCTCAATCCGCTGTGCGTGAAACTGCTGCCGGTTGCGGCGCTGGGTGCACTCTTCTATCCGCTGTGCAAACGCTTTACGTGGTCGACGCACTTCGTCTTAGGCGCGGTGGACGCGCTGGCGCCGTTGGGCGCGTTCATCGCTATCCGCGGAACGGTCGACGTTGCGGCGATACTGTTGTTTCTGGCGGTAACCGTCTGGGTTGCCGGCTTCGACATTCTCTACGCGCTGATGGATCTGCAGGTCGATCGCACGCAAGCTATCCGGTCGCTGCCGGCGCGCTTCGGCGAAACCGGAGCCCGCAGACTTGCGATGTGGCTGCACATGCTCATGGCTGCGCTGCTGACCGCGGCGGGAATCTTCGAACGTGCCGGCGCGCTGTACGCGCTCGGAATTCTCGCGGCCATCGGACTGCTGATCTATGAGGGCCGCTTGCTGGCTACCGTCGAGAACATCTTCGCGTTGAACGACCGCGTCTTTACCGCGAACATGGCGTTCTCCGTGGTCTTTCTGGCGACGACGCTGGCCGCGTTTACGTTGGCATAG
- a CDS encoding menaquinone biosynthesis decarboxylase, which produces MTYDSLSDFVDALDRAGELHRVDVQVDPNLEISAITDRVVKRGGPALLFTNVRGSSFGVLTNQFGTRRRMAMALGGATLDEAGDRIRKLLDLSLPESAMEKIGKLLSLAPLAAALPKTVSSGSCQDVVLDQPDLTQLPVLTTWPMDAGPFITLPLVVTKDPKSGRFNVGMYRMQVYGPRETAMHWQRHKQGRAHAAAWGDRIPVAVAIGSDPVLTYAATAPLPPVVDEFLFAGLLRGKPVKLVACKTVDLKVPADAEFVLEGYVDNTDLRTEGPFGDHTGVYSLADQYPTFHVQCVTHRRKPIYPATVVGKPPMEDAWLGKATERIFLPLLQMVVPEIVDMNLPVEGGFQNLAIVSIRKSYPGQGKKVMNALWGLGHMMMLTRVLVIVDEDVDVQNARTVAWFVLNNLDAQHDVVMMPGPVDDLDHASYTPALGMKIGVDATRKSAAEGYTRQWPPDMIMDESTRELVDKRWKEYGLDRIERALQPDDWSGQG; this is translated from the coding sequence ATGACGTACGACTCACTGAGCGATTTCGTCGATGCGCTGGATCGCGCCGGCGAGCTGCACCGCGTGGACGTCCAAGTCGATCCCAACCTGGAGATCAGCGCGATCACGGACCGCGTCGTCAAACGCGGCGGCCCGGCGCTGCTGTTCACGAACGTTCGCGGATCGTCGTTTGGGGTCTTGACGAATCAATTCGGCACGCGGCGCCGCATGGCGATGGCGCTGGGCGGCGCCACGCTCGACGAAGCCGGCGACCGCATTCGCAAGCTGCTCGATCTCTCGCTGCCCGAATCGGCGATGGAAAAGATCGGAAAACTCTTGTCGCTCGCGCCGCTGGCTGCCGCCCTACCGAAGACGGTTTCGTCGGGCAGCTGCCAAGATGTCGTCCTCGACCAACCCGATCTCACCCAGTTGCCCGTCTTGACGACGTGGCCGATGGATGCCGGACCGTTCATCACGCTGCCGCTGGTCGTCACGAAAGATCCCAAGAGCGGTCGCTTCAATGTCGGCATGTATCGCATGCAAGTCTACGGCCCGCGCGAAACCGCGATGCACTGGCAGCGGCACAAACAAGGCCGCGCGCACGCAGCCGCGTGGGGAGATCGCATTCCGGTAGCCGTCGCAATCGGATCCGATCCCGTGCTGACGTACGCCGCAACCGCGCCGCTCCCGCCGGTGGTCGACGAGTTTCTGTTCGCGGGGTTGCTCCGCGGAAAACCGGTCAAGCTGGTCGCGTGCAAGACCGTCGATCTCAAAGTGCCGGCCGACGCCGAGTTCGTGCTCGAAGGATACGTGGACAACACCGATCTGCGCACGGAAGGACCGTTCGGCGATCACACCGGCGTCTACAGTCTGGCCGATCAGTATCCGACGTTTCACGTGCAGTGCGTGACGCATCGCCGCAAACCGATCTATCCGGCCACCGTGGTAGGCAAACCGCCGATGGAAGACGCCTGGCTGGGCAAAGCGACCGAAAGAATCTTTCTCCCGCTGCTGCAGATGGTGGTGCCCGAGATAGTCGACATGAACTTGCCGGTCGAAGGCGGCTTTCAAAATCTGGCGATCGTCTCGATCAGAAAATCGTATCCGGGCCAAGGGAAAAAAGTCATGAACGCGCTTTGGGGCCTCGGACACATGATGATGCTCACGCGCGTGCTCGTTATCGTCGACGAAGACGTGGACGTACAGAACGCGCGCACGGTGGCCTGGTTCGTGCTGAACAATTTAGATGCGCAGCACGACGTCGTGATGATGCCCGGACCGGTCGACGACCTCGATCACGCGTCGTACACGCCGGCACTCGGCATGAAGATCGGCGTCGACGCCACGCGCAAGAGCGCGGCCGAAGGCTATACGCGCCAGTGGCCGCCGGACATGATTATGGACGAGAGCACGCGCGAGCTCGTCGACAAACGCTGGAAAGAATACGGATTGGATCGCATCGAACGCGCGCTGCAGCCCGACGATTGGTCGGGCCAAGGCTGA
- a CDS encoding SDR family oxidoreductase, protein MKQAVLVTGASTGIGYATSALLARRGFTVFAGVRSDADSQRLSALPGVAALQLDVTDAEQIRDAAHAVHESGLPLRGVVNNAGIAVPGPLEFLPIDELRRGFDVNFFGALAVTQAFLPMLRAAKGRIVFMSSVSGQIAAPFVGAYSSSKFALESASDALRMELRGSGVWVSVVQPGNVNTPIWEKGRSSRNALMQRAPQEAHDYYAPKIETLLKITQDAEKNGLDPNAVAETVLHALTAKRPRARYAIGAPAGWMRRTFTLFPERLRDRTLMRRMGFE, encoded by the coding sequence TTGAAGCAAGCCGTACTCGTTACCGGTGCGTCCACCGGAATCGGTTACGCCACCAGCGCGCTGCTCGCGCGTAGGGGCTTCACCGTGTTCGCGGGAGTGCGCAGCGATGCGGATTCGCAGCGGTTGTCGGCGCTGCCCGGCGTCGCCGCACTGCAATTGGACGTCACCGACGCGGAGCAGATCCGCGACGCCGCGCACGCCGTTCATGAAAGCGGCCTGCCGCTGCGCGGCGTCGTCAACAATGCGGGCATCGCAGTACCCGGTCCACTCGAGTTCTTGCCGATCGACGAGCTGCGCCGCGGGTTCGACGTGAATTTTTTCGGCGCGCTGGCGGTGACGCAGGCGTTCTTGCCGATGCTGCGCGCGGCGAAGGGGCGGATCGTTTTCATGAGTTCGGTTTCCGGACAGATCGCCGCGCCGTTCGTTGGGGCGTACAGTTCCTCGAAGTTTGCGCTGGAGTCGGCGAGCGACGCGCTGCGCATGGAGCTGCGCGGGTCGGGCGTTTGGGTTTCCGTCGTGCAGCCCGGCAACGTCAACACACCGATCTGGGAGAAAGGCCGCAGCAGCAGAAACGCGCTCATGCAGCGTGCGCCGCAAGAAGCGCACGACTATTACGCGCCGAAGATCGAGACGCTCCTGAAAATAACGCAAGACGCGGAAAAGAACGGCCTCGATCCCAACGCAGTTGCCGAAACCGTGCTGCACGCCCTGACGGCAAAAAGACCGCGAGCGCGCTACGCCATCGGCGCTCCGGCGGGATGGATGCGCCGGACGTTCACCCTGTTCCCCGAACGTCTGCGCGACCGCACGCTGATGCGGCGCATGGGATTCGAATAA
- the pnp gene encoding polyribonucleotide nucleotidyltransferase has product MPESVSLEIGGRTMTIETGELAKQANGSALVRYGDQNVVLCAATASEKPREGIDFFPLTCDFEEKMYAAGKIPGGYIKREGRPSEHGVLSSRQIDRPIRPLFPDGFRNDIQIVANVLSIDRELDADVLGVCAAGAALALSDIPFDKTVAAVRVGRDESGAYICNPTLPQYETGGMDLVVAGTADAVMMVEGGGNEISEDEFLGAIEFAHEQIKLIVAAIDKLAKKCGKAKREFPLLRVNSDLEKWMRKTFKDDVAKGMRVTEKLAREETLGKITVDQAIARCDDPAVKALLEDPVLAKDFSKILKSMEEDELRVMVVDEKIRPDGRKPDEIREIWCKVHYVPRVHGSGVFTRGQTQVFTAATLGSISDAQRLDGILELGERKRYMHFYNFPPFSVGETRPMRGPGRREIGHGHLAERALVPVLPLKEEFPYTLRLISEVLESNGSSSMASVCGSTLALMDAGVPIREHVAGVAMGLILKGDKYAILTDIQGMEDSLGEMDFKVAGTKKGITAIQMDIKVQGVTVQIMREAMAEAKKSRLFIIDKLAETIAEPRTELSKYAPRMIVVQIDPAKIKDVIGPGGKIINKIIEETGIEKMDIEDDGKVYITALDGESAEKARAQVEAITKDIVVGETYMGEVTRIIAIGAFVKILPGKEGLVHISQLAPARVEKVEDVVKVGDQIMVKVMEVDGQGRINLSRKAVLAGAAGNGAVDEPEPMRSGGGFGGGGGGRRPRRPRRRE; this is encoded by the coding sequence GTGCCTGAATCCGTCTCATTAGAGATCGGCGGGCGCACGATGACCATCGAGACCGGCGAGCTCGCGAAGCAAGCGAACGGCTCCGCCCTGGTCCGTTATGGTGACCAAAATGTCGTGCTCTGCGCCGCCACCGCCTCCGAGAAACCTCGCGAAGGCATCGACTTTTTCCCCTTAACCTGCGACTTCGAAGAAAAGATGTACGCTGCCGGAAAAATTCCGGGCGGCTACATTAAACGCGAGGGCCGTCCGTCCGAACACGGCGTGCTGAGCTCGCGTCAAATCGATCGCCCAATCCGGCCGCTCTTCCCCGACGGTTTCCGCAACGACATCCAAATCGTCGCCAACGTGCTTTCGATCGATCGTGAGCTCGATGCCGACGTCCTGGGCGTTTGCGCCGCGGGCGCCGCGCTCGCGCTCTCCGACATTCCGTTCGACAAGACGGTCGCCGCGGTTCGCGTCGGACGCGATGAAAGCGGTGCGTACATCTGCAATCCGACGCTGCCGCAATACGAAACCGGCGGCATGGACCTCGTCGTCGCCGGCACCGCCGACGCCGTCATGATGGTCGAAGGCGGCGGCAACGAAATTAGCGAGGACGAGTTCCTCGGCGCGATCGAATTTGCGCACGAACAGATCAAACTGATCGTCGCCGCGATCGACAAGCTCGCGAAGAAATGCGGCAAGGCCAAACGCGAGTTTCCGCTGCTGCGCGTCAACAGCGATCTCGAAAAATGGATGCGCAAGACGTTCAAGGACGACGTCGCCAAGGGCATGCGCGTCACCGAAAAGCTGGCGCGCGAAGAGACGCTCGGCAAAATCACGGTCGATCAAGCCATCGCGCGGTGCGACGATCCGGCCGTGAAAGCGCTGCTGGAAGATCCCGTTCTGGCCAAAGACTTCAGCAAGATCCTCAAGTCTATGGAAGAGGACGAACTGCGCGTCATGGTCGTGGACGAAAAGATTCGTCCCGACGGCCGCAAGCCCGACGAGATCCGCGAGATCTGGTGCAAAGTGCACTACGTTCCGCGCGTTCACGGCTCGGGCGTCTTCACGCGCGGCCAAACCCAGGTCTTCACCGCAGCGACGCTCGGGTCTATCAGCGACGCGCAGCGGCTCGACGGTATCCTGGAGTTGGGTGAGCGCAAACGCTACATGCACTTCTACAACTTCCCGCCGTTTTCGGTCGGCGAGACGCGCCCGATGCGCGGACCCGGCCGGCGCGAAATCGGTCACGGCCACTTGGCGGAGCGTGCGCTCGTGCCGGTGCTGCCGCTCAAGGAAGAGTTTCCTTACACGTTGCGTCTGATCAGCGAAGTGCTCGAATCGAACGGTTCGTCGTCGATGGCGTCGGTGTGCGGCAGCACGCTCGCGCTCATGGACGCCGGCGTTCCGATTCGCGAACACGTCGCCGGCGTCGCCATGGGATTGATTCTCAAAGGCGACAAGTACGCAATTCTCACCGACATCCAAGGCATGGAAGACTCGCTCGGCGAGATGGACTTCAAGGTCGCGGGCACCAAAAAAGGCATCACCGCGATTCAGATGGACATCAAAGTCCAAGGCGTCACCGTGCAGATCATGCGCGAAGCCATGGCCGAGGCCAAGAAGTCGCGCCTGTTCATTATCGACAAACTGGCCGAAACGATCGCCGAACCGCGCACGGAGCTCTCGAAGTATGCGCCGCGCATGATCGTCGTGCAGATCGATCCGGCCAAGATCAAAGACGTCATCGGTCCCGGCGGAAAGATCATCAACAAGATCATCGAGGAAACCGGCATCGAGAAGATGGACATCGAGGACGACGGCAAGGTCTACATCACCGCGCTCGACGGCGAGTCGGCCGAAAAGGCCCGCGCGCAGGTCGAGGCGATCACCAAAGACATCGTCGTCGGCGAGACCTACATGGGCGAAGTGACGCGGATCATCGCCATCGGCGCGTTCGTGAAGATTCTGCCCGGCAAAGAAGGCCTGGTGCACATCAGCCAGCTCGCGCCGGCTCGAGTCGAAAAAGTCGAAGACGTCGTCAAAGTCGGCGACCAGATCATGGTCAAAGTGATGGAGGTCGATGGCCAAGGCCGGATCAACCTCTCGCGCAAGGCCGTGCTGGCCGGCGCCGCCGGGAACGGCGCAGTGGACGAGCCGGAGCCGATGCGCTCGGGCGGCGGATTCGGCGGCGGCGGAGGCGGACGCAGGCCTCGCAGGCCACGGCGGCGCGAATAG